One genomic segment of Chitinophaga sancti includes these proteins:
- a CDS encoding cation diffusion facilitator family transporter, with translation MQRKELRVILISLIVSFVLTGTKFLAWFLTHSVAILSDALESIINVVAGAFACYSIYLTSKPKDENHPYGHGKVEFFSIGFEGAMIFIAGCLILFKAAQFFFIPNTLESIDKGLWIIGGTALGNLILGAYLLREGKKLSSLTITGNGSHIMTDVYSSAGLVAALLLIHFTGWIWIDPLASALMGTLILRQGYRLLRQSISGLMDETDMQMVDKVIRILEEHRRDKWIDIHNMRVQQYGNNYHIDCHLTLPYYLLLNDSHEELKAIEKLVNDAFTSGEVEFFIHTDPCIGSCCHYCHMAKCAVRQHEFTGTIPWKRENVLPNRKHGGE, from the coding sequence TTGCAGAGAAAAGAATTACGTGTTATATTGATCTCCCTGATCGTAAGTTTTGTACTTACGGGAACCAAGTTCCTTGCCTGGTTCCTTACGCACTCAGTAGCGATATTGTCAGACGCCCTCGAATCCATTATCAATGTGGTAGCCGGCGCCTTTGCCTGTTACAGTATTTACCTGACCAGCAAGCCGAAAGATGAAAACCACCCTTATGGGCATGGGAAGGTGGAATTCTTCTCCATCGGGTTTGAAGGGGCCATGATTTTTATAGCGGGTTGTTTAATCCTTTTTAAAGCTGCCCAGTTTTTCTTTATTCCCAATACGCTGGAGAGTATTGACAAGGGGCTCTGGATCATTGGGGGTACGGCATTGGGGAATCTTATATTAGGGGCTTATTTATTACGCGAAGGGAAAAAGCTGTCATCTCTTACCATTACAGGTAATGGGTCGCATATCATGACAGATGTGTATAGCAGTGCCGGACTGGTCGCTGCGCTATTGCTCATTCACTTTACGGGATGGATCTGGATAGATCCACTGGCGTCTGCATTGATGGGGACTCTTATTTTGCGCCAGGGCTACCGGTTGCTGCGTCAGTCTATTTCTGGTCTGATGGATGAAACGGATATGCAGATGGTGGATAAGGTGATCCGGATCTTAGAGGAGCACCGCAGAGACAAGTGGATTGATATACATAATATGCGGGTACAGCAGTATGGGAATAATTATCATATTGATTGCCATCTGACCCTGCCGTATTATTTATTATTGAATGATTCGCATGAGGAATTGAAGGCGATAGAGAAGCTGGTGAATGATGCATTTACATCAGGAGAAGTGGAGTTCTTTATACATACAGATCCCTGTATTGGCTCCTGTTGTCATTATTGCCATATGGCGAAATGCGCGGTAAGGCAGCATGAATTTACGGGCACGATACCCTGGAAGAGGGAAAATGTATTGCCGAATAGAAAACATGGAGGAGAATAA
- a CDS encoding SusC/RagA family TonB-linked outer membrane protein, with protein MLNFNPKSAWLCLLLCSICMNPVHAFQQPADIVITGVVRLLDKNGVTAAAPGVSVIEQGTKNGTMTGPDGTYKLKVKTGATVVFSMVGYKSITRAAQSVINPTLEEDVSNLGEVVVTGYQTIDRKLFTGAATSVKASDVRRAGIADVSRMLEGQVAGVSIQNVSGTFGAAPKIRIRGATSITGDNKPLWVVDGVVLEDVINVSNEQLSTGNPSTLLGSSVAGLNSDDIESFQILKDAAATALYGARAMNGVVVITTKKGRVGKPVVSYTGNFSTYLKPTYDQFDIMNSANQMSVYTELERKGWLNHSDATRAENGGVYTKMYNLIDTYDATKGQFGLANTPEARKAFLQRYAGANTDWFNTLFKNSLMQEHSVSISSGTDRSQLYVSTSFLQDGGWTPADKLKRFTGNVRANYNFNDKVSFGFITQGVIRDQRVPGSLNRNSNPVSGQFDRDFDINPYSYALNTSRTLTAYDEQGHLEYFTRNFAPFNILNEMANNYIDVSQLDLKLQGEFSYKILPKLKYTFLGNIRYVKSSQEHKVKENSNMPMAYRAAGDATIRDRNRFLYKDPDNPDAEAIVVLPYGGIYSTDDDYLVSYYYRNTLEWSKTWNNTHTLNLLGSQELRYANRQNKQFDGYGYQFDKGGVPYIDPNIIKQNVENNFNYYSMTMNYDRYLAYLANAAYSYKGKYNFNGSVRYDGSNLLGESRTARWLPTWNVSGSWNLDTEDFMQSLNNINRLTLRATYGLTGSMGNARNSSVVLQNRSTNRPYLSEVESVIYIQSLENSQLTWEKQYETNVGIDLGMFQDKLTLTLDGYLRQGFDLIGPIRTSGIGGEEIKIANYGDMHSKGVEATIAYKILDDREWGLRTQLTLGYNKGKITRLENNPIIWDLVVAEGGATQGHPVRGLYSIPFAGLNPKDGTPLFINENGETSNNVYLQSDKVQNLHYDGPVDPTLTGGWYNTLRYKNFSLSALVTYSTGNKIRLNPGFKQQYSDLDASSNDFLNRWTLPGDEARTNVPSILDKYGESLLDGVYPYNNYNYSTVRVADGSFVRLKQVSLTYGFKPKGFNNLSVSLVANNVWLIYSDKRLNGQDPEFFNAGGVALPIPRQFTLSVKASL; from the coding sequence ATGCTGAATTTCAACCCAAAGTCTGCATGGCTATGCCTGCTATTGTGCAGCATATGCATGAATCCTGTGCATGCATTTCAACAACCCGCTGATATAGTCATTACCGGTGTGGTCCGGCTACTCGACAAGAATGGAGTGACCGCCGCCGCCCCGGGTGTCAGTGTAATAGAGCAAGGCACAAAGAATGGTACTATGACGGGTCCGGATGGAACCTACAAACTTAAAGTAAAGACGGGGGCTACCGTCGTCTTTTCCATGGTCGGGTACAAATCCATTACCCGTGCCGCCCAATCGGTCATCAATCCAACACTGGAAGAAGATGTGAGTAACCTGGGCGAAGTAGTGGTCACCGGTTACCAGACCATTGATAGAAAACTCTTTACAGGTGCGGCCACTTCAGTGAAAGCATCGGACGTAAGGCGTGCCGGTATTGCGGATGTAAGCCGTATGCTGGAAGGCCAGGTGGCCGGTGTGAGTATCCAAAACGTATCTGGTACATTCGGTGCCGCGCCCAAAATCCGTATTCGTGGCGCTACCAGCATCACAGGTGATAATAAACCCCTGTGGGTGGTGGATGGTGTCGTGCTGGAAGATGTGATCAATGTAAGCAACGAACAACTCTCCACCGGGAACCCTTCTACCCTGCTCGGCTCTTCTGTGGCGGGTTTGAACTCGGACGATATTGAGAGTTTCCAGATATTAAAAGACGCTGCCGCCACCGCACTCTATGGCGCCAGAGCAATGAATGGCGTAGTCGTGATCACGACCAAGAAAGGTCGTGTAGGCAAGCCGGTAGTTTCCTACACAGGTAACTTCTCTACTTACCTGAAACCTACCTATGATCAGTTTGACATCATGAATTCTGCTAACCAGATGTCCGTCTATACAGAACTGGAACGCAAAGGCTGGCTGAACCACTCTGATGCCACCCGTGCGGAAAATGGCGGTGTCTATACCAAAATGTACAACCTGATCGATACCTACGATGCAACAAAAGGACAGTTTGGACTGGCAAATACCCCCGAAGCCCGCAAGGCATTTCTCCAAAGATATGCCGGTGCCAATACGGACTGGTTCAATACATTATTTAAGAACTCACTGATGCAGGAACATTCCGTGAGCATCTCTTCCGGTACAGACCGGTCACAGCTCTATGTATCTACAAGCTTCCTGCAGGATGGCGGCTGGACCCCGGCAGATAAACTGAAACGCTTTACCGGGAATGTAAGAGCGAATTACAACTTCAATGACAAGGTCTCCTTTGGATTTATAACCCAGGGCGTGATTCGTGATCAACGGGTACCCGGTAGCCTGAACAGGAACAGTAACCCGGTAAGCGGACAGTTTGACCGTGACTTCGACATCAACCCATACAGCTATGCACTGAATACCAGCCGTACACTCACTGCATATGATGAACAGGGCCACCTGGAATACTTTACCCGCAACTTCGCTCCTTTCAATATCCTCAACGAAATGGCAAACAATTACATTGATGTGAGCCAGCTGGACTTGAAATTACAGGGCGAGTTTTCCTATAAGATCCTGCCGAAACTGAAATACACTTTTCTTGGTAACATCCGCTATGTAAAAAGTAGCCAGGAACATAAGGTAAAAGAAAACTCCAATATGCCAATGGCGTACAGAGCCGCAGGCGATGCGACCATCAGGGATAGAAACAGATTCCTCTACAAAGATCCGGATAATCCCGATGCTGAAGCCATCGTCGTTTTACCCTATGGTGGTATTTATTCCACTGATGATGATTACCTCGTAAGCTATTATTACAGGAATACATTAGAATGGAGTAAGACCTGGAACAATACACACACCCTGAATCTGCTAGGCTCACAGGAGTTGCGCTATGCCAACAGGCAGAACAAACAATTCGATGGATATGGTTACCAGTTTGACAAAGGCGGTGTACCTTATATAGATCCCAACATTATCAAGCAGAATGTAGAGAATAATTTCAACTACTACAGCATGACGATGAACTACGATCGTTATTTAGCTTATCTCGCAAATGCTGCTTATTCCTACAAGGGCAAATATAACTTCAATGGAAGTGTACGCTATGATGGGTCGAATCTGCTGGGTGAATCCAGAACCGCAAGATGGCTGCCTACATGGAATGTGAGCGGGTCATGGAACCTCGACACAGAAGATTTCATGCAATCTCTGAATAATATAAACAGGCTTACCCTGAGAGCCACCTATGGTCTGACCGGAAGTATGGGAAATGCAAGAAACTCAAGTGTCGTATTGCAAAACAGAAGTACGAACAGACCTTATCTATCTGAAGTAGAATCAGTCATTTATATACAAAGTTTAGAAAATTCCCAACTCACCTGGGAAAAGCAATATGAGACAAATGTAGGCATTGACCTGGGCATGTTTCAGGATAAATTAACCCTGACACTGGATGGATATTTAAGACAAGGATTTGATCTTATCGGCCCAATTCGTACTTCAGGTATTGGTGGTGAAGAAATCAAAATCGCGAACTATGGAGACATGCATTCCAAAGGTGTGGAAGCAACCATTGCTTATAAAATCCTCGATGACAGAGAATGGGGATTACGCACCCAACTTACTCTTGGCTATAACAAAGGAAAGATCACCCGGTTGGAAAATAACCCGATCATCTGGGACCTGGTCGTAGCTGAAGGCGGGGCCACTCAAGGGCACCCTGTAAGAGGATTGTATTCCATCCCATTTGCAGGGTTGAACCCCAAAGACGGTACACCATTGTTTATAAATGAAAATGGAGAGACCAGCAACAATGTATATCTGCAAAGTGACAAGGTACAAAACCTCCATTATGACGGACCTGTAGATCCTACACTCACTGGTGGATGGTATAATACACTACGGTATAAAAACTTCTCCCTCTCTGCATTGGTTACTTACAGTACGGGCAATAAGATCCGCCTGAACCCCGGCTTCAAACAACAGTACTCCGATCTCGATGCCAGCTCTAATGACTTCCTCAACAGATGGACATTACCAGGCGATGAAGCACGTACCAATGTGCCCAGCATACTTGATAAATATGGGGAATCGCTACTGGATGGCGTGTATCCTTATAATAATTACAACTACTCTACTGTACGCGTAGCAGATGGTAGCTTTGTTCGTCTAAAGCAGGTATCCCTGACGTATGGCTTTAAACCCAAAGGATTCAACAACCTCTCTGTGAGCCTGGTAGCCAATAACGTTTGGCTCATATATTCTGACAAACGATTGAATGGACAGGACCCTGAATTCTTCAATGCAGGAGGTGTGGCATTGCCTATTCCACGTCAGTTCACCCTATCAGTAAAGGCCAGTCTGTAA
- a CDS encoding RagB/SusD family nutrient uptake outer membrane protein, which translates to MKKHHILLFILLAGSGCKKYLEQAPDQRTQLNSVEKVAELLGTAYPQADYATFTEAASDNAADKGTGGTVSLEINTNPYYFRDVIDKTEGSPTYYWNNCYKAIAACNQTLQAIENADNPADYNAQKGEALVARAYAHFMLVTLFSKVYDAATAAQDPGIPYVTTPENVVIKQYERNTVAYVYEQIEKDLTTGLPLIKNTSYTIPKYHFTTSAANAFATRFYLFKKDYQKVLNYAGNVFPGGNIKSNLRQWVTVYQNLTAAEALALYTNATEPANLLLVEAPSIWARNVAQYRYGLQTDLVYNIYRYPNVTGATWVQPLYYVGDNTDNWEILKFREHFVRSSANADIGVPYTIFPLFTAEEVLFNRAEANIYLGNYDAAKQDLNDYASMRIDGYNTSNRITNTKLANFYGTTDVKTGLIYTLLDFKQAEFMQEGMRWFDILRYHIPVSHSGETLTGEDLRRLFQLPQEVKLSGIEQNPR; encoded by the coding sequence ATGAAAAAACATCATATCTTATTATTCATATTACTGGCAGGCAGCGGGTGTAAGAAATACCTGGAGCAGGCACCAGATCAGCGTACACAATTGAACAGTGTGGAAAAAGTAGCTGAGCTGTTAGGTACGGCGTATCCGCAGGCAGACTACGCCACCTTTACCGAAGCAGCATCAGACAATGCGGCCGACAAAGGAACAGGCGGTACCGTATCGCTGGAGATCAATACCAACCCTTATTACTTCAGGGACGTAATAGATAAAACAGAGGGCTCTCCTACTTACTACTGGAACAATTGCTATAAAGCCATTGCAGCCTGTAACCAGACATTGCAGGCAATCGAAAATGCAGATAACCCGGCAGACTACAATGCACAAAAAGGCGAAGCATTGGTAGCAAGAGCGTATGCACACTTCATGCTCGTAACACTCTTTTCTAAAGTATATGATGCTGCTACCGCTGCCCAGGACCCGGGCATTCCATATGTGACCACCCCTGAAAATGTAGTGATCAAACAATATGAGCGCAATACGGTGGCTTATGTTTATGAGCAGATCGAAAAAGATCTGACTACCGGGTTACCGCTTATTAAAAATACCTCCTACACAATACCTAAATATCACTTTACCACTTCGGCCGCGAATGCATTTGCGACACGCTTCTATTTATTTAAAAAGGATTATCAGAAAGTGCTCAACTATGCAGGGAATGTATTTCCAGGAGGCAATATTAAAAGTAACCTGCGCCAATGGGTAACGGTGTATCAAAACCTCACCGCTGCGGAAGCATTGGCCTTATATACAAACGCTACTGAGCCTGCAAATCTGCTATTGGTAGAAGCCCCTTCTATATGGGCCCGCAACGTAGCGCAATACAGGTACGGACTGCAAACGGATCTTGTATATAATATATATCGGTATCCCAACGTGACCGGCGCTACCTGGGTACAACCACTCTATTATGTTGGCGATAATACTGACAACTGGGAGATCCTCAAGTTCAGAGAGCACTTTGTACGTTCCAGTGCCAATGCGGATATCGGGGTGCCTTATACCATCTTCCCACTCTTTACTGCAGAAGAAGTTTTATTCAACAGAGCTGAAGCAAACATCTATCTGGGTAATTATGACGCCGCCAAGCAGGACCTGAATGACTACGCCAGTATGCGTATAGATGGTTACAATACCAGTAACCGTATCACAAATACAAAGCTGGCCAACTTTTATGGCACTACCGATGTAAAGACCGGCCTCATTTATACCCTGCTGGATTTTAAACAGGCAGAATTCATGCAGGAAGGTATGCGCTGGTTCGATATACTTCGCTATCACATTCCTGTATCACATAGTGGTGAAACCCTGACTGGCGAAGACCTCCGCAGATTGTTCCAGTTACCACAGGAAGTGAAACTCTCCGGTATTGAACAAAATCCCCGTTAA
- a CDS encoding putative zinc-binding metallopeptidase has protein sequence MKYLSILLIMLLVACSKKETLDTDLPGLGGETWEKGPLDYWLDSNFVNPYNIEVKYRFDRYELSLNKDLVPVTESQVEPVMTTIAKTWIAPYIGEAGDAFFKTYCQKQFVLVGSPQYNTNNTVTLGTAEGGRKVVLFALNDFSLDNKPGVREMLHTIHHEFAHILHQTIMYPVEFKTISTGYTGSWNDYTLDEALARGFVTQYARSAPDEDFVEMVSTMLVEGKSGFDAIVASAPDDGAAKLRQKEEIVVRYFKESWNIDFYSLQTRTQDAINNL, from the coding sequence ATGAAATACTTATCAATATTGCTGATCATGCTGCTGGTGGCCTGTTCCAAGAAGGAAACCCTGGACACAGACCTGCCGGGACTAGGTGGTGAGACCTGGGAAAAAGGACCACTGGATTACTGGCTGGATTCGAATTTTGTGAATCCGTATAATATAGAAGTGAAATACCGGTTTGACCGTTATGAATTATCGTTGAACAAAGACCTGGTACCAGTTACGGAATCGCAGGTTGAACCTGTGATGACAACCATTGCCAAAACATGGATCGCTCCTTATATCGGTGAAGCAGGTGATGCTTTCTTTAAAACGTATTGTCAGAAACAGTTCGTTCTGGTAGGTAGCCCGCAATACAATACCAACAACACCGTAACCCTGGGTACTGCAGAAGGTGGCCGTAAAGTCGTACTCTTTGCGCTGAATGATTTTAGCCTGGATAATAAACCGGGAGTACGGGAAATGTTGCACACGATCCATCATGAGTTTGCACACATCCTGCATCAGACGATCATGTACCCTGTGGAATTCAAAACAATTTCTACAGGGTATACCGGCAGCTGGAATGATTACACATTAGACGAAGCGCTGGCAAGAGGGTTTGTGACCCAGTATGCACGTAGTGCACCGGATGAAGACTTTGTAGAAATGGTATCGACTATGCTGGTAGAAGGCAAAAGTGGTTTTGATGCCATCGTAGCCAGTGCGCCAGATGACGGCGCCGCCAAATTACGCCAGAAGGAAGAGATCGTAGTACGGTACTTCAAGGAAAGCTGGAATATTGACTTTTACAGTCTGCAGACAAGAACCCAGGACGCTATTAATAATCTTTAA
- a CDS encoding DUF4302 domain-containing protein, whose translation MRTHILYILILACLLCCRKDQTTSIFGETPDQRLEKALADYKTRLTGAEYGWKTAVFPPAGGGYSFFFTFDTAGRVTMYGDVTEDAAATPENSTYRLKAMQRPSLLFDTYSYLHLLADPDPNVYGGVTGQGYYVDFEYSIDSVSADTIKLTGITYSTKMILIKATKAEHDAYTSGAFGNQLVDIENNVADFPWQYLQFTDGRKLQVSINTFTKNFTLIYLDDAGKVQLITTPFYYTTNGLYLQTPITYGSYTFNEVFWDADNQVFYVTINGSRVDVQAADNSIIPMHLLIGVSFSSIVVPPQAIPGWSDDFTNMWKSIATSLKSGNYGLTLYYTYFTFDKDAGVLYLDVYVIQNNRLYLAEYPYTYTKTTAGVFDFTGQAYSGNAALIDTDMAPLLDHLENDHFTMDFYQGTLGQLKSVEDSGFYFTGYLE comes from the coding sequence ATGCGTACACATATATTATATATACTGATACTGGCATGCCTCCTGTGCTGCCGGAAAGATCAGACAACATCTATCTTTGGTGAGACGCCCGACCAGCGCCTGGAAAAAGCGCTGGCAGATTATAAAACAAGGTTAACAGGTGCTGAGTATGGATGGAAAACAGCCGTGTTTCCACCAGCCGGCGGCGGGTATAGTTTCTTCTTTACTTTCGATACCGCAGGCAGGGTAACCATGTATGGCGACGTAACGGAAGATGCTGCAGCTACTCCCGAAAACAGTACCTACCGTTTAAAAGCCATGCAACGCCCCTCCTTATTATTTGATACCTACTCTTACCTGCACCTGCTGGCAGACCCGGATCCAAATGTATATGGTGGGGTCACCGGTCAGGGATATTATGTAGACTTTGAGTATTCTATTGACAGTGTATCGGCTGATACGATCAAACTAACGGGGATCACTTATAGTACCAAAATGATTTTGATAAAGGCGACAAAGGCAGAACACGATGCCTATACCTCCGGCGCTTTTGGTAACCAGTTAGTAGATATTGAGAATAACGTTGCTGATTTCCCCTGGCAATATTTACAATTTACAGATGGTCGCAAATTGCAGGTGAGCATAAATACGTTTACGAAAAACTTTACCTTAATCTATCTCGATGATGCAGGAAAAGTACAGCTGATCACAACCCCATTTTACTATACAACCAATGGTTTGTATTTACAAACACCCATTACATATGGCAGCTATACCTTTAATGAGGTATTCTGGGATGCTGATAACCAGGTGTTTTATGTAACAATAAATGGCAGCCGGGTAGATGTACAGGCGGCTGATAATTCGATTATTCCTATGCATCTGTTGATCGGTGTAAGTTTCTCTTCTATCGTAGTGCCGCCACAGGCAATTCCCGGATGGTCAGATGATTTTACAAATATGTGGAAGTCTATCGCGACATCATTGAAGAGTGGAAATTATGGGTTGACGTTGTATTATACTTATTTCACGTTTGACAAAGATGCAGGCGTTTTATACCTGGATGTATATGTGATTCAGAATAACCGGTTGTACCTGGCAGAGTACCCATATACTTATACCAAAACCACCGCAGGCGTATTTGACTTTACAGGACAGGCATATTCTGGCAATGCGGCACTGATAGATACAGATATGGCGCCGTTACTTGATCACCTTGAAAACGATCATTTCACCATGGACTTTTATCAGGGAACGTTGGGGCAGCTGAAAAGTGTAGAGGATTCGGGATTCTATTTTACCGGATACCTGGAATAG
- a CDS encoding ATP-binding protein, whose translation MELTNTVIPEFLTGGGEMGALIRSHDWASTPLGRYETWPQSLKTCIRIILTSSQPMFVWWGPELINLYNDPYRSILGGKHPHVLGAPAAEVWKEIWDAVEPRATACMEKNIGTYDEALLLIMERNGYPEETYYTFSYSPIPGDYGGTNGIICANTDDTLRITGERQLRTLRDLGKIIMDTKSDSTVFAHTIDTLKQNPHDFPFTSIYQVNTETGMATQVGTTHENVLPAKIKLDSEIADYWKLPEAISFNKTLVISSLKDGFGNLPSGAWARPPDNALVIPMNSGQSAVSVLLIVGLNPHRQLDEKYSSFFQLIADQIGSGLSNVYAYEEARKRAEALIEIDRAKTAFFNNISHEFRTPLTLMLGPLEELLAGDTSVFSTKQQADLETMHRNANRLLKLVNTLLDFSRIEAKKAQAQYCPVDLANVTMDLAGSFRSAIEHAGMQLEVDCRVLQETAYVDREMWEKIVLNLLSNAFKYTLQGTISVVLYEDDGYAILKVKDTGIGIPDEELPHMFERFHRVKQSGGRSFEGTGIGLSLVKELVLLHEGNIKVESKLGIGTIFTVSIPLGMAHLPADQVSMHDNHDYFSLLPENYALEAAQLENGAGQAELDSSVVADEEKPVILVVDDNGDMRDYLQRLLQHYYIVDTAANGKLALERIRQKIPELVISDVMMPEMDGVTLLHHLKANPDTCGIPIILLSARAGEEAKIAGYDTGADDYLVKPFSAKELLARVRSQIRITRLHRHAVEILQQSAQDLEQKVEERTAELVRKNNELEQFAYIASHDLQEPLRKIRTFSELLQKSMQDSGTQANHYFEKIQSSAARMTALIKDVLDYSRLSNPAARFVNTDLQTILKNTLTDFELLIEQKGALVQSDALPVVRGIPLQIQQLFTNLIGNSLKFCDKDPFIKISVAGVSLDELPEELSKDQSYIKLIFQDNGIGFEQQFSNRIFTIFQRLNDKKAYAGTGIGLALCKKIAENHHGLIQAEGELGKGAIFTVYLPK comes from the coding sequence ATGGAACTGACAAATACTGTAATCCCAGAATTTCTCACTGGTGGTGGGGAAATGGGTGCATTAATTCGCTCCCACGACTGGGCATCAACGCCGTTAGGCCGTTACGAAACCTGGCCGCAAAGTTTGAAAACCTGCATACGCATCATCCTTACATCCAGCCAGCCTATGTTTGTTTGGTGGGGACCGGAACTGATCAATCTTTACAACGATCCTTACAGGTCTATCCTGGGAGGCAAACATCCCCATGTATTAGGTGCACCTGCTGCCGAAGTGTGGAAGGAAATCTGGGATGCAGTAGAACCACGGGCCACTGCCTGCATGGAAAAGAATATCGGCACCTACGACGAAGCACTCCTCCTGATCATGGAGCGCAATGGCTATCCGGAGGAGACTTACTACACCTTTTCATATAGCCCGATACCTGGTGATTATGGTGGTACAAATGGGATCATTTGTGCCAATACAGACGATACCTTGCGGATTACAGGTGAAAGACAACTACGTACTTTAAGAGATCTGGGCAAGATAATCATGGATACTAAATCCGATTCGACCGTCTTTGCCCATACCATCGATACACTTAAACAGAACCCGCACGACTTCCCGTTCACCAGTATTTACCAGGTAAATACTGAAACCGGGATGGCTACACAGGTGGGTACTACTCATGAAAATGTATTGCCAGCCAAGATTAAGCTCGATAGTGAGATTGCAGATTACTGGAAACTGCCAGAGGCAATTAGTTTTAATAAGACACTGGTTATCAGTAGCCTGAAAGATGGCTTTGGCAATTTACCTTCAGGTGCATGGGCCCGCCCTCCGGACAATGCTTTGGTCATTCCGATGAATAGTGGTCAGTCAGCCGTATCCGTATTACTGATCGTGGGTCTGAATCCGCACCGGCAGCTGGACGAAAAGTACAGCAGCTTTTTTCAACTCATCGCCGACCAGATAGGAAGCGGTCTTTCGAATGTATACGCGTACGAAGAAGCCCGCAAAAGAGCCGAAGCACTCATAGAAATCGACAGAGCCAAAACAGCCTTCTTCAATAACATCAGTCACGAATTCCGGACACCGCTCACCCTTATGTTGGGCCCCCTGGAAGAATTGCTGGCCGGAGATACTTCGGTGTTTTCGACGAAACAGCAGGCCGACCTGGAGACAATGCATAGGAACGCCAATCGCTTACTGAAACTGGTAAACACCCTCCTTGACTTTAGTCGCATTGAAGCTAAAAAAGCACAGGCGCAGTATTGCCCGGTTGATCTTGCAAATGTGACAATGGACCTGGCTGGGAGTTTCCGTTCTGCAATTGAGCATGCCGGTATGCAACTGGAAGTGGATTGCCGCGTGCTACAGGAAACGGCATATGTAGATAGAGAGATGTGGGAGAAGATCGTGCTTAACCTGCTCTCGAATGCTTTTAAATACACCTTGCAGGGTACTATTTCTGTTGTATTATATGAGGATGATGGCTATGCTATACTAAAAGTAAAAGATACGGGTATCGGTATACCAGATGAAGAACTGCCCCATATGTTCGAACGTTTCCATAGAGTGAAGCAGAGTGGTGGGCGCTCTTTTGAAGGAACCGGTATTGGTTTGTCATTAGTGAAAGAGCTGGTGCTGCTCCATGAGGGAAATATCAAGGTGGAGAGTAAACTGGGTATAGGTACAATTTTCACCGTCAGTATTCCATTGGGTATGGCACACCTGCCAGCAGACCAGGTTTCGATGCATGATAACCATGATTATTTCTCTTTGTTGCCTGAGAATTATGCACTGGAAGCTGCTCAGCTGGAAAATGGGGCCGGTCAGGCGGAGTTAGATTCAAGTGTAGTCGCTGACGAGGAGAAACCGGTTATCCTTGTTGTAGATGACAATGGTGATATGCGGGACTACCTACAGCGGCTTCTCCAGCATTATTATATAGTGGATACGGCAGCTAATGGGAAACTTGCACTAGAACGTATTCGTCAAAAGATACCTGAGCTTGTGATCAGCGATGTGATGATGCCTGAAATGGACGGAGTGACATTGTTGCATCACCTGAAAGCTAATCCCGACACATGTGGTATTCCCATTATCCTGCTTTCTGCCAGGGCAGGAGAGGAAGCTAAAATAGCAGGGTACGATACAGGTGCAGATGATTATCTCGTCAAACCGTTTTCAGCGAAAGAATTATTAGCGAGGGTACGTTCACAGATCAGGATTACGAGGCTGCACCGCCATGCTGTGGAAATATTGCAGCAAAGTGCCCAGGACCTTGAACAGAAAGTTGAGGAGCGAACTGCCGAATTGGTAAGAAAAAATAATGAGTTAGAACAGTTTGCATATATCGCAAGCCATGACCTGCAGGAACCCCTGCGAAAAATCAGGACCTTCTCCGAATTGCTGCAAAAGAGTATGCAGGACAGTGGGACCCAGGCCAATCATTACTTCGAAAAGATCCAGTCATCTGCTGCCCGAATGACGGCGCTGATCAAAGACGTGCTGGACTATTCCCGTCTTTCTAATCCGGCTGCCCGATTTGTGAATACCGACCTGCAGACTATTTTGAAAAATACCCTGACCGACTTCGAATTATTGATTGAACAAAAAGGCGCCCTGGTACAATCAGATGCCTTACCAGTTGTACGTGGAATCCCTTTACAAATACAGCAATTATTTACAAACCTGATTGGCAATTCCCTGAAGTTCTGTGACAAAGATCCGTTTATAAAAATCAGCGTAGCTGGTGTATCCTTAGATGAACTTCCGGAAGAATTATCAAAAGATCAATCCTATATCAAACTGATCTTCCAGGACAATGGCATAGGGTTCGAACAACAATTTTCCAATCGCATCTTCACCATTTTCCAGCGCCTAAATGATAAAAAAGCATATGCAGGTACGGGTATCGGCCTGGCGCTCTGTAAGAAAATTGCAGAGAACCATCATGGGTTGATACAAGCCGAGGGAGAACTGGGGAAGGGTGCTATCTTCACTGTATATTTACCAAAATAG